A genomic region of Exiguobacterium oxidotolerans JCM 12280 contains the following coding sequences:
- a CDS encoding right-handed parallel beta-helix repeat-containing protein has protein sequence MKKLILVCLCAMSFTFIAPDIERVESMKTYRITPRTEPIDSVLRKYSTYNEKTKNYYTLRSYLEKIEAEGGGTLVLAKGTYLSPIRVGVPSNTTIRLEDGAVIKKTFDTGTTKIAATTSVFDLVPPSVLRLKTTVGKYNGSHHVTIEGQGNAQIDLSHLARGAAFAIAHNANLYIGGLTIRNQNGSHAIELDATNHAVIENMAFINATMIKNTGPNESINLDTPDPVTQGFRWKWSAQDRTPNQNIVIRNNTFKNINVAVGTHQYSQDRPHQNIRIEYNTIDGTKDHAISMMNWEKPIVQMNTIRNVHRADGKAIAILGRGVIGGIIKGNKIENTDRAIQMQPHQSNGFKPVYNRFTDAEKLNFRKNKIKQVNVGQVVLYSKLNDFSVETSERFNFVP, from the coding sequence TTGAAGAAATTAATTTTAGTGTGTCTTTGTGCGATGTCGTTTACCTTCATTGCGCCGGACATCGAACGAGTCGAAAGTATGAAAACATACCGGATTACACCTCGGACGGAGCCGATTGATTCTGTTTTACGAAAGTATTCGACATATAATGAAAAAACAAAAAACTATTATACGTTGCGGTCTTATTTAGAAAAAATTGAGGCGGAAGGCGGCGGGACGCTTGTCTTAGCGAAAGGAACGTATCTGTCGCCGATTCGTGTGGGGGTTCCATCGAATACGACGATTCGTCTAGAAGATGGTGCCGTCATCAAAAAGACATTCGATACCGGGACGACAAAAATCGCAGCAACAACAAGTGTCTTCGACCTCGTCCCACCATCCGTTTTGCGTCTGAAGACAACGGTCGGAAAATATAACGGTTCACATCATGTGACGATTGAAGGTCAGGGCAATGCACAAATCGACTTAAGTCATCTCGCTAGAGGCGCAGCCTTTGCGATCGCCCATAACGCGAATCTTTACATCGGTGGACTGACGATTCGTAACCAAAACGGTTCACACGCGATTGAGTTAGATGCAACGAATCATGCTGTGATAGAAAATATGGCATTCATCAATGCGACGATGATTAAAAATACGGGACCCAATGAATCAATTAATTTAGATACACCTGATCCGGTAACACAAGGATTTCGATGGAAGTGGTCTGCGCAGGATCGGACACCGAATCAAAACATTGTGATTCGAAACAATACGTTCAAAAACATTAATGTCGCAGTCGGTACCCACCAATACTCGCAAGACCGTCCACATCAGAATATTCGAATTGAGTACAATACGATTGATGGTACGAAAGATCACGCGATTTCGATGATGAATTGGGAGAAGCCAATCGTTCAAATGAATACAATCCGAAACGTTCATCGAGCAGATGGAAAGGCGATTGCGATTCTCGGACGCGGTGTCATTGGTGGAATCATCAAAGGTAATAAGATTGAAAATACAGATCGTGCGATTCAAATGCAACCACATCAAAGTAATGGATTTAAACCCGTCTATAATCGATTTACGGATGCTGAAAAGTTGAATTTTCGTAAAAATAAAATCAAACAAGTCAACGTCGGGCAAGTCGTACTCTATTCGAAATTGAATGATTTTTCAGTAGAGACATCAGAACGGTTCAATTTTGTCCCATGA
- the thrS gene encoding threonine--tRNA ligase, translated as MSTIALTFPDGAVKEFAAGTTAEEVAASISPGLRKKAFAAKLDGEVIDYRRPIEKDGVIELVMPDSEEGLDLIRHSSAHLMAQAIKRLFPDETIHLGIGPTIENGFYYDIDMERRLTEEDLPVIEKMMNKIAGENLSIEREVVSRDEALNIYKELNDPLKIELIESIPADQDLTLYRQGEFFDLCRGPHVPATAKLQVFKLMSIAGAYWRGDSKNKMLQRIYGTAWATKDQLKQHLHFLAEAKERDHRKLGKELDLFFTSQDVGQGLPMWLPKGAAIRRTVERYIVDKELELGYEHVYTPVLGSVELYKTSGHWDHYQDDMFPKMEMDNEELVLRPMNCPHHMMIYKNEPRSYRDLPLRVAELGGMHRYEMSGALTGLQRVRYMVLNDGHTFVRPDQMKDEFKAIVHLIQEVYADFGITDYKFRLSYRDPADKEKYFDNDAIWEMAQRELKETMDELELEYFEAEGEAAFYGPKLDVQVRTALGKDETLSTVQLDFLLPERFELTYKGNDGQDHRPVVLHRGVVSTMERFVAYLIEEYKGAFPTWLAPVQVKLIPVSRAQEDYAREIKAMLLKKGIRIETDFRDEKLGYRIREAQMNKIPVMLVLGDKEVEAREVNIRRYGSKDSSNASLEQFVADLEAEIANRSK; from the coding sequence ATGTCAACTATTGCTCTTACATTTCCAGACGGCGCGGTCAAAGAATTCGCAGCCGGTACAACTGCTGAAGAAGTCGCGGCTTCCATCAGTCCAGGACTCCGTAAAAAGGCATTTGCCGCAAAACTAGACGGTGAAGTCATCGACTATCGACGTCCGATTGAAAAAGACGGTGTCATCGAACTCGTCATGCCCGATTCAGAAGAAGGACTCGATTTGATTCGTCACTCGTCTGCGCACTTGATGGCGCAAGCGATCAAACGTCTTTTCCCGGATGAAACGATTCACCTTGGAATCGGACCGACAATTGAAAACGGCTTTTATTATGACATCGACATGGAACGTCGTTTGACAGAAGAAGATCTTCCGGTCATCGAAAAGATGATGAATAAAATTGCGGGAGAAAACTTATCCATTGAACGGGAAGTCGTTTCGCGTGACGAAGCGTTAAACATCTATAAGGAACTGAATGACCCGCTTAAAATCGAATTGATTGAGTCGATTCCAGCCGATCAAGATTTGACACTGTATCGCCAAGGCGAGTTCTTCGACTTGTGCCGTGGTCCACACGTCCCGGCGACAGCGAAGCTACAAGTCTTCAAACTGATGAGCATCGCAGGTGCTTACTGGCGTGGTGATTCAAAAAATAAAATGCTGCAACGGATTTACGGGACAGCCTGGGCGACAAAAGACCAACTGAAACAACACTTACACTTCTTGGCAGAAGCCAAAGAACGCGATCACCGGAAACTCGGAAAAGAACTTGATTTGTTCTTCACATCGCAAGACGTCGGTCAAGGGTTACCAATGTGGTTACCAAAAGGGGCGGCCATCCGTCGGACTGTCGAACGGTACATCGTCGACAAAGAGCTCGAACTGGGTTATGAACATGTCTACACACCTGTGCTCGGTTCTGTTGAGTTGTATAAGACGTCAGGTCACTGGGATCACTATCAAGATGACATGTTCCCGAAAATGGAGATGGATAATGAAGAACTCGTTCTTCGTCCGATGAACTGTCCGCACCACATGATGATTTATAAAAATGAGCCACGGTCATACCGTGACTTACCACTCCGTGTCGCAGAACTTGGTGGCATGCACCGCTATGAAATGTCAGGTGCACTGACGGGGCTGCAACGCGTTCGTTACATGGTCCTAAACGACGGGCATACATTCGTCCGTCCGGATCAAATGAAAGATGAGTTCAAAGCCATCGTTCACTTGATTCAAGAAGTCTACGCGGACTTCGGGATTACCGATTATAAATTCCGTCTGTCTTACCGTGACCCGGCAGATAAAGAAAAGTATTTTGACAACGATGCGATTTGGGAAATGGCGCAACGTGAGTTGAAAGAAACGATGGATGAACTTGAACTGGAATATTTCGAAGCAGAAGGTGAAGCCGCGTTTTATGGTCCGAAACTCGATGTTCAAGTCCGGACAGCACTCGGTAAGGATGAGACACTGTCGACAGTTCAGCTCGACTTCTTGTTACCGGAGCGGTTCGAATTGACGTATAAAGGAAATGACGGACAAGATCATCGTCCGGTCGTCCTGCACCGTGGCGTTGTTTCGACAATGGAACGTTTCGTCGCGTACTTGATCGAAGAATACAAAGGGGCATTCCCGACATGGCTCGCACCGGTCCAAGTCAAATTGATTCCGGTCTCACGGGCACAGGAAGATTACGCACGTGAAATTAAAGCGATGCTCTTGAAAAAAGGAATCCGGATTGAAACAGACTTCCGCGATGAGAAGCTCGGTTACCGCATCCGTGAAGCACAGATGAATAAAATCCCTGTCATGCTCGTACTCGGGGATAAAGAAGTAGAGGCGCGTGAAGTCAACATCCGTCGTTACGGCTCGAAAGATTCGAGCAATGCCTCGCTTGAGCAATTCGTTGCTGATTTAGAAGCAGAGATCGCCAACCGTTCGAAGTAA